Below is a window of Scylla paramamosain isolate STU-SP2022 chromosome 14, ASM3559412v1, whole genome shotgun sequence DNA.
ACACCTCACACTCGTAATTTATGAAGCCGCTATGTGTCACAAAGACAGACTTCCAAGAGTGAAAGTTCACAAGACCACTGACAGGAGGACTAAGACCTCTCTCACTGAATACTGAACATGCAAATACacttctttaaccctttcattactAAACAGTTTTTCCATAATCAATAACTTTTTTATTGTCCTAcagttttttaaatatttttgtagcCGAGAAATGACGAGTTAAATTTTCAGTCTTCGTATATTTTTCTGTCCAAGCGAACACTTATCTCTGGATGATGTCAAAGATCACTAAAAGAGTTGGTTAGTCGAACTATAAATTGATGTAGTCCTACTTTGATTTAAAAGCAAGCCAAGGCTCATTAAATGTAAGTTTGTACGATTACTGTTCCGGAGCGCTagaaatacaacacaaatagCCAAGCTCACTCTTTTCTTACATAAGTATTCTGTACGTACCGGTACGAACATCTGATCAAGAGAGTAGAATCTACTTTTCACACCTTATCCCTGAACATATTACTTTCGTCCTCTAATCTTTTACTTTTTGAGGAaacaggagaatgaggagaaccCACGATATTGAAGTGAACAGTACTTGTGAATCGCTGTCTTTTAGGAGTGTTCAGCTTTCTTCGTACAAAAGAAGTGGGAGAACAAGCCGTTTTCTCTTGTGATAAAAAAGCGGAGTTCATGTCTCGTGGATGTACGCGATGAAGGGAGGACTGGTTTATGTATCCTACGTGTTGCGACGTTTGTCACCTGAAACatcgaactctctctctctctctctctctctctctctctctctctctctcacgatatATGCGCAGGTTTTTTAAAAGCTGTTATTGGCCCCGGCCTTTGTCGTGCCTGCATGCTGGCCTCCGTGCCTCTCTTGACACAAGGATGGAGTGGACCGACCCGCGCGGAAGTAATCTCGATCTGAGCCAACGAGGGAAAGCCTTTTGCATTGGATTCTGTGGCGCCACGCACCTCCCTCACTGACTTCACACACTAATCACGCACGGTGCTCGCATGACACTCAGTCGACTCTTCCATTACACAGCCTCACCGCTGTCAACACTTGTCTGCAGGGCTGGCTGAAGGGGCCCTCGCACACCCCATTAAACATTCGTCCATCCTGAACGGCAATACGACACGCCTGCTCGTCCCACCAACACCATGTAGAGAATGCATAGACCAATGtgcatgaagaagaagaagaagaagaagaagaagaagaagaagatgaagatgaagatgaagatgaagatgaagatgaagatgaagatgaagatgaagatgaagatgaagatgaagaagaagaagaagaagaagaagaagaagaagaagaagaatgtaccATATGACCCTGTTTCTGCGACGTCGAGGAAAAtaattcagtaaaaaaaaaaaaacttcaaggTTGTTCACTACGCCAGACATTAAGAGGTGAAAGGACATAATTAAGTTTTGGCCTCTTTTAAATTCTGACTAATTGCATAAAACCAAGACcctagtttgattttttttttgttttcctacgATTACCttcgtataaagaaaaaaaaaattaagagaaaagaaaagaaaaacgtaaaatGGCATCCCATAATGCTCCCCTTCCATCCAATAACATCAATAAATCGGTGGAAACATGTTTGTCCAGCACGTATTTCATTGCAGACtattagataaaaaataacgTAAAATTTATCTGATGGAATTACAGCACACAAGCCAAGAATTGTGTTACTGTCCTAAAATTTAAGaaataccgtgtgtgtgtgtgtgtgtgtgtgtgtgtgtgtgtatgtaagttaCCCCTTTCGAACCTTGCTATCCCACCTTCGCCTAACATTACACCAAATTCTTAACATAAATTTGCAAACTAACTCTAACATCCAGTACTTCTTCCACTCGGcataacaacaaacacactTTTCCTTAAACAAACTCTTTTCAAATTCTCCGAGTCCCTCTTTTATCCGGAAATTAATACGCGTAAGTTCCCgcctttttctaatttctttgcGGCAATCCCATTTTGCAAGCTCAGATTCGCGATGATAACATATTCTAATAGACTTCTGCCCTAATCGAATCCGCGCCCAGTGGGTAAGTATGGCCCGTCAGCAGGCAAAAGAATGACTGCGTGCCTCCATTCCCTGTGTTAATATACGTAGCAGACGAGGGACGAGTGAGCCTCCATTACAtactgtcagtgtgtgtgtgtgtgtgtccaagaaTATGTGATGATAAGGGTTTCTAAAGGAtacatggtgagagagagagagagagagagagcaaaatataCGTTCAGAGTAGAATATAGACACAATCTGTACATATGTATGTTGGGCAGGAACCAGACAGACAAGTAGTAATATAAAGGTAGCAACTCAAAGGAGGTAAAAAATGAGATAAACTTCAATAGCAAGCGTTTGGTAGGATTCAGAGCATGTATTTATGATGTAATATTTCCCGTAAACACATCATCAGACCGTGAAATGCGAAGAACGAGGATTCAGAAGGGTAATATAGAAGTACCAGCAAGGATAAGCAGACACGGTTGCGTAAACAGGAAAGAAGAGCTGGTATCATAAGTTCATATTGATGAGGGAGAATGTTTCAATGATCTAAGCTCGCATGCTGTTGTGGATGGAGGAATGTGTGGTCTGGTAAGAATGGTACGAGAAAGGTAAGGTGAGGAATGTATTAAATCATGAAGGCTATGACATGTAAGGATATAATGAGCATCACGGTAAATAGATTAAACtttcttttctaaataaaggtGTATCATAAAACCAGAGTACAATGTAGCAAAGTATATAGTGACTGGATTAAAATAAAGCCTCCACAGGTCTTAACTCAGCACAAAACGCTACACAGCCAAATCGTGGTTATCCAAGTCAATTGTTCATCCACAAGTATAGTAACGAATAAATAGATGGGTCTAAAAAACTATTTCTTCAGAGTTACGCTATTCTCGTAAGAATCACTTCCTCTCCACTGATGGGTctaaaaaaaacgtttcttcaGGGTTACACTATTCTCGTAAGAATCACTTCCTCTGCAGTGATGGGTCTAAAAAGAATGTTTCTTCAGTTACACTATCCTCGTAAGAATCACTTCCTCTGCACAGATGGGTCTAAAAAACATGTTTCTTAAAGAGTTACACTATCCTCGTAAGAATCACTTCCTCTGCACTGACTCTTGGACAGGCAGTATTTACTCTGCTTGTACCTGGAAGGAAAGACAGCCTTTGGGACATTTGTTTTCTATATAAGGGAGAAGAGCCATCACACTGTCCCTTAGAAACACCTGCACTCTTCACCACCTCACAACTAACCCTTTTCTCTGCAATGTGATGATAAAGCATGTAATACCAAAActattcctttatattttaaCAGGGTATTACAGTAGCAGCCGCAGTGAAAAAAAACGGAAGGACTGTCTATTCCATGACTGACAGGAGGCAGCGTGGCAAAGTAAACAAGACGTCTACACGTTTCGGAGGTAACTAGAACATGATATTTCGTGCCTCGACAAGTCTCACCTCAAACAGAAACACAAGCAAAGCCACACATTTTCAGTCGCACTGTTCGCTCCATGAAGGATGCCAGTCGCCTTGAGTGTTCTTTCCCACTCACGGAATTTTCCTCGGAGTCCACATTCAAAGTCGTTGTACGCGAAAGGGGAAATAATGCTCTGATGTTGTTTGGTGTGAGAAAATTGTAATGAGTAAATGACGACGTGATGGTGAAACTTCGCATGGCAtaactttttcctccctttggTGGTGTGCGGTAACTCCAGAGATGAGGCAGACTGGCTAACACCTACATTGTCACCAGCTTAACTTATGCCATCCTTCCCAACAGCCCGTATGATAGAACAGAAGCGTTAAGTACATAATGATTTATATACTTTATTAAATACAACATAATGTACACGATGACTTAAATAGCTTTTGAGatataacataacataaataCTCTATTCTATTTCTAAAGAGGGGCTGAGGGGCATCGCCGCCCTGCTCTAACCCATCAGAGGGGACTGAACGCGGTCAGGGGCGCCTTTCCTGGACCTGTCCAAATTCCTGGTTCCTGAGGTAAAAGGAAGATGCTTCCGTGCAGGGGGTGGCCACCCACTCCGCCACGCACGTCATTTCCTTCTGATCGAACACTGTCCCCTCGCCGCACATGAAGCTgtttagaggaagagagagagagaaaaatatgaaagctaCGTCAAAAAcaccatttctttccctcatacAAAGCTGCTGTTCTGCAAATAAcacttgtcacacacacacacacacacacacacacacacacacacacacgtggacgGTCCCTCCAACGTATGTAGCACAGTACAAGGTTTGAAGGCACTGACCTGTACTGGTAGGTGTGAACGCTGCCGTCATGTAAGAGGGAAGGGTGACACACGTGGAAGATGCGGCAGTTGTTGTCTGGGTCAGCGTAGTAGCCATACGGACGGTCGAGGCAGCTGAATGTGGTGGAGATGGCGCCCAGCATGAAGCTGGCGCCCGACGATAGGTTTAGGGGTTCCTGGGGCGCGGCGGAGGTAGTTTCGGCTTTGGGTGTTGGTGTGCTCTCATGGGTGTTGTAACTCTGAGGGGGCTGTGAGGATGTGACGGCCGCCTCCTTTAGGGGGGCGGTTTGCTTGGCCTGCTTGGGTTGCTTGGATGGCTTGGCTTGGTCGGCCTGCGAGCTCTCCAGGGCTGCGTGGGAACTGTTGGACTGCAGTGTATCGTTGCTGGCATTCTCGCCAGCCGCCTGGATGGTATGCACATTATCCACTGGCGAAATCTCGGGCTGGCTGTGAGCCTGGTGGGTGGACTGCTCAAGAGGCTCCGCGTGATTCACTAAGGTTTCCTCAGGCTGGACAGGTGGACTCTGAGAGTCTGCGTACGTTAGCTGCTCGTTGCCTGGCCGGCTGGTTGTTGCCGGTTGGTGGTCGCCTTGTTCGGCAGGGGCTGCAGTGGAGGCATTATTCTCATTGAAGAACCCATACACTGGTAACGTGACGTTGGTTGAAAGCGGCTCCTGCTCGGGGATcgttgccgctgctgctgccgccaacAACACCGctggaaacaagaaaaatcagaGATGCAATCTTTTCTCTGAGCATTGCTGCCCTCGCTACAAGCTTCTACGGTGCTCTACACGGTGCTCTGCCCACCCTCAGTCTTCTTAAGTGATAAGGCTCACCGAACACAAGGGTCTGCATGGTGGGGCGTCCTGTGGGAAGGTCTGGCGAGGAGTGAGGGGTCTTCACTACACACGCGGCTTATATTTCTCTTCTGCTCGTTCACAACCTTAAACCATATGCCACCATTCTAAGAAACCGGTTCTGCGCCTCCACTCTCTCTTACCTGTCGGTACCTGACGGTAACCTTGGACTCGATAATTCAACTGTTATCCTTTACTACCTTAGCAAGTCGTGAACCAAACATATTtattaataatggtaatggttcatatttattttgattataatttatttattcatttatcttgcTGAAATCACTGCAGTACTGACATTACGACTAGCTGGCAGAAGGAGCGATAAATGTACATTTTCTATAATATTTTTTACTTCGATGATTATTTTCTCAAATTTTTACTGCATGTATGAAAAGGTCAATGAACTATTAAGTCTCGCCAAGAAGTGTTACATATCAGAATTATATATCAAGTAGCGAGAAATATATCTCGTTAGTACACATAATTTGTTCCACACAATTCTCGCAAACATGGaaactaaattaacctaacacAACAGGTTGGCCACCTTGGCACACCTCTTGAGTGTCACCCACGGAGCCGTCGCCGGGACTCTCACACTTGTCCTCCACAAAACAGCTTTCTCGGCGAGCCAGAGAAGAATATAAGGTGAGCGCTTAGTAGAGACCCCTCACTCCTCACCAGACCTTCCCACAGGACGCCCCACCATGCAGACCCTTGTGTTCGGTGAGCCCTATCACTTAAGAAGACTGAGGGTGGACAGAGCACCGTGTAGAGCACCGTAGAAGCTTGTAGCGAGGGCAGCAATGCTCAGAGTAAAGATTGCATCtctgatttttcttgtttccagCGGTGTTgttggcggcagcagcagcggcaacgATCCCCGAGCAGGAGCCGCTTTCAACCAACGTCACGTTACCAGTGTATGGGTTCTTCAATGAGAATAATGCCTCCACTGCAGCCCCTGCCGAACAAGGCGACCACCAACCGGCAACAACCAGCCGGCCAGGCAACGAGCAGCTAACGTACGCAGACTCTCAGAGTCCACCTGTCCAGCCTGAGGAAACCTTAGTGAATCACGAGGAGCCTCTTGAGCAGTCCACCCAGCAGGCTCACAGCCAGCCCGAGATTTCGTCAGTGGACAATGTGCATACCATCCAGGCGGCTGGCGAGAATGCCAGCAACGATACACTGCAGGTCCAACAGTTCCCACGCAGCCCTGGAGAGCTCGCAGGCCGACCAAGCCAAGCCATCCAAGCAACCCAAGCAGGCCAAGCAAACCGCCCCCCTAAAGGAGGCGGCCGTCACATCCTCACAGCCCCCACAGAGTTACAACACCCATGAGAGCACACCAACACCCAAAGCCGAAACTACCTCCGCCGCGCCCCAGGAACCCCTAAACCTATCGTCGGGCGCCAGCTTCATGCTGGGCGCCATCTCCACCACATTCAGCTGCCTCGACCGTCCGTATGGCTACTACGCTGACCCAGACAACAACTGCCGCATCTTCCACGTGTGCCA
It encodes the following:
- the LOC135107063 gene encoding uncharacterized protein LOC135107063 isoform X1, whose translation is MCIPSRRLARMPATIHCRSNSSHAALESSQADQAKPSKQPKQAKQTAPLKEAAVTSSQPPQSYNTHESTPTPKAETTSAAPQEPLNLSSGASFMLGAISTTFSCLDRPYGYYADPDNNCRIFHVCHPSLLHDGSVHTYQYSFMCGEGTVFDQKEMTCVAEWVATPCTEASSFYLRNQEFGQVQERRP
- the LOC135107063 gene encoding acidic proline-rich protein HP43A-like isoform X2 yields the protein MQTLVFAVLLAAAAAATIPEQEPLSTNVTLPVYGFFNENNASTAAPAEQGDHQPATTSRPGNEQLTYADSQSPPVQPEETLVNHEEPLEQSTQQAHSQPEISSVDNVHTIQAAGENASNDTLQVQQFPRSPGELAGRPSQAIQATQAGQANRPPKGGGRHILTAPTELQHP
- the LOC135107062 gene encoding uncharacterized protein LOC135107062: MQTLVFAVLLAAAAAATIPEQEPLSTNVTLPVYGFFNENNASTAAPAEQGDHQPATTSRPGNEQLTYADSQSPPVQPEETLVNHAEPLEQSTHQAHSQPEISPVDNVHTIQAAGENASNDTLQSNSSHAALESSQADQAKPSKQPKQAKQTAPLKEAAVTSSQPPQSYNTHESTPTPKAETTSAAPQEPLNLSSGASFMLGAISTTFSCLDRPYGYYADPDNNCRIFHVCHPSLLHDGSVHTYQYSFMCGEGTVFDQKEMTCVAEWVATPCTEASSFYLRNQEFGQVQERRP